From Proteus vulgaris:
ATCAATTCCTTTTCTAATCTTAATACTTCAACGGTACTACTAGCACCTTGGCGAGCAAGTTCTTTATTAATATTTAATTGCTGACGAATAATGTGCTTACTCTTTTGCAAATTAGCGAGTGTTTGAGTAAGTTTTTGTTTGCGAGACAAATAAAGCTTATTTTCATAATTAATTAATTCAGTTTGCGTTTGTAATTCCTCAGGGAAAACCAAATTAACTATTTTATGTTGTTCAACCTCTGCTTTTAATCGAATAGATGTTGCTAAAGCCGTATTATATTTTGCCTGTGATTCCTCTAGGCTTGATGCTGTTCTTGTCGAATCTAATGTCGCTAACGTTTGTCCAACTTGAACAATATCCCCTTCTCTCACAAAAATATTAGTTACAATCCCACCATCTAGAGATTGAATAAGTTGCTCTTTAGAACTTGGGATAATTTTCCCATTCCCTTTTGTCACCTCGGCAACTTCAGCAAAATAAGCCCAAATCACCATAATAAATAAAAAGATAAAGATAGCCATGATAATACGATTTGCTCTACTGGCTTTAGTATCATCAATCAAACCAAATTCAGCAGCATCACCAATACTGTCTTCAATAAGATAGAGATCTTTATCTTTTTTATTCGTAATATAACGATAATCCGCAATAAGATTTTTTATTCGTTTAAAAAATCCCACTTTTTCTTCTTGGGTCTGTTGTATTCCTTGATTGTGTTGTTGATTTAAACTTTCTAATTCTTTTACCAACTTATTCATCTCATCAGGAGATACTGCATTCGATGAGTTATCTTTTTTATTTTTCATCTGTTACTCCTGAAAGCATTTTTAATGCAACTGCTTTGGGTTTATCAAGTACAATTTTGCCACCCGAAACAACAATAATACGATCCACAAGTTCTAATAATTTTTTTCTATGCGTGGTAATAATAAATGTTTTTCCAAGAGACGTTTTTTCAATATTCTTAATGAAATTAGCTTCAGTAATATCATCAAGAGATGCTGTTGGCTCATCCAATAGTAAAGTCGTTGGTTTTTTCAATAACAAACGGCTTAATAATAATGACTGTTTTTGCCCTCCTGATATCCCAATACCGCCTTCTTGAATAATATAATTAATCCCTTCTGGTAATTTATTTATAAATTCAGCAGCACCTGTTTCCTCAAGAACTTGATAAATTTCCTCATCGGTAGCTAATGGATTTCCTAATGTCACATTATCTCGTACAGTACCGTAAAATAACTTAGCATTTTGGCTTAAATAGCCCACATCTCTACGTAAATCTGAAGGATCTAAGGTATTTAATTCAATATTATCTAGTGTTATTGTTCCTTCTTGATATTCCATCTTACCAAAAAGTGCCGAAAGCAAAGAGGATTTACCCGCACCATTGCGACCTATAATCGCAATTTTCTCACCGGGTTTAATTTCTAATTCATTTATATAAATCGCATAATTTGGGCTATTTTGATTAAATTTAAAACCAATATTCTCTAATTTATAATGGCCTTTAATAAAAGGTAAATGGACTTTTTTAATAGACGTAGGATGATCAACTGGTAATTCCATAATAGACGTCAGCCCTTTTATTGATACCTTAGTTTGTTGCCAACGCGTAATAATATTCGCCATTTGAGAAATAGGCCCCATCATTCGGGAACTTAATATAGAAGAAGCGACGAGTGCCCCAGTGGAGAGTTCACCACTGATCACTAAAGGGGTTCCCATACAAATCACCCCCACAAACACACTGTTTTGAATAAAATAAGCCATACTACTTAATTTATGTGTTAGGTGTTTTAGCTTTAAACTGGCTTCAGCACTCGTTTTTGTATAATGGATCCATTGCTGTTGAAAACGATACTCTGCCTGCATAGCTTTGATATCATCAAGCCCTTGAACTGATTCAACAATCATGCCACTACGTAGAGTGCTTTCTCTCATTGCTTCGTTGGCAAGCACAAACAATTTTTTCTGTGCTAATAGCCCAGGCGTTATCATTAAGAAAAAACCAGCTAATGGAATGACACAAATAATTCCGCCAATCATATAAATAATAAAGAGAAAAAAGAGAAAGAAAGGTAAATCTGCAATGGCTGCGACTGTACTAGACGTCATCATTTCTCTAATTTGTTCAAGATCACGCAACTGAGAAATAAAAGAACCTGTAGAAGGTGGGCGATTACTGTCTTTTATCCTTAAAGAATGCCCATAAACACGATCTGACATGCGTAAATCAGCTTTTTTTCCTAATAAATCAATCACTCCATAACGCAACATTTTAAGAATATAATCAAAAATAAAAGCAATTAATACGCCCACAACCAAAACAAACATCGTTGAATAAGATTGTGATGGAATAATCCTATCATAGGTTTGCATAGAATAAGTGATCCCAGCCAAACCCAAGACATTAATAATAAACGTTGCCATAATGACATATTTATAAGGAGAAACGTCTCTTAATAAAATGCGCCATAGCCAATGTTTTTCTGTCGGTTTAATATATAAATCCACTCTTGGATCAGGTCTATCAACCATTGGTCTAAAAATAGCAATTCTTTTTATATTTTCTTTTAGTGTGTCTATATCAACATCAATAGCTAGACCATGATCGCCGCTGAATAATATTGTCGCGTTATTGCCTTTTATATTTTGAACTATCCCCACTCTGCCATCATTACTTTCAACAACAACAGGTAAAGACCAAACATTGAATTTAAATTTTTTGCTGTCTATAAATTTAGCAACTAAACAACATTGTCTAGCTAATAATTTAATTACGTCATCATAAGAAATATTATTCTCATACCATTTAGCCGTGATATTGATATTTTCTGGTGAAAAATCTAATCGGTAATGATTGGCTATATTTATAATCGCTTCTTTATAATTTTCTAAATAGCAATGAGCGTTATTATTTTCACTATTTTCCATAATAATACCTTAATATGGGAAAAACATCCTCATGCCGTATTGGCACGAGGATGTTAATTATTTATTTTATTTTTATAGATTTAGATATTATGAGTTGTCCCCATATCTTCCTCTGTTATTAGTGTTGCAACCTGATGAGATTCAATATTCCCATCATGTGTCGTTTCACTAACAAAAAGTGGAGACTGAATTGCCTGTTCTGTTTCTTGAGAAGCTGGAACAATATTATCAATATTAATATTGGCCTGACTTGCATCCGTTAACAATTCACTTAATTCAGGTAACTCAACATTATCTTGTTGTTCATTCGATATTGTTTCTGAGG
This genomic window contains:
- a CDS encoding type I secretion system permease/ATPase, yielding MENSENNNAHCYLENYKEAIINIANHYRLDFSPENINITAKWYENNISYDDVIKLLARQCCLVAKFIDSKKFKFNVWSLPVVVESNDGRVGIVQNIKGNNATILFSGDHGLAIDVDIDTLKENIKRIAIFRPMVDRPDPRVDLYIKPTEKHWLWRILLRDVSPYKYVIMATFIINVLGLAGITYSMQTYDRIIPSQSYSTMFVLVVGVLIAFIFDYILKMLRYGVIDLLGKKADLRMSDRVYGHSLRIKDSNRPPSTGSFISQLRDLEQIREMMTSSTVAAIADLPFFLFFLFIIYMIGGIICVIPLAGFFLMITPGLLAQKKLFVLANEAMRESTLRSGMIVESVQGLDDIKAMQAEYRFQQQWIHYTKTSAEASLKLKHLTHKLSSMAYFIQNSVFVGVICMGTPLVISGELSTGALVASSILSSRMMGPISQMANIITRWQQTKVSIKGLTSIMELPVDHPTSIKKVHLPFIKGHYKLENIGFKFNQNSPNYAIYINELEIKPGEKIAIIGRNGAGKSSLLSALFGKMEYQEGTITLDNIELNTLDPSDLRRDVGYLSQNAKLFYGTVRDNVTLGNPLATDEEIYQVLEETGAAEFINKLPEGINYIIQEGGIGISGGQKQSLLLSRLLLKKPTTLLLDEPTASLDDITEANFIKNIEKTSLGKTFIITTHRKKLLELVDRIIVVSGGKIVLDKPKAVALKMLSGVTDEK